From a single Entelurus aequoreus isolate RoL-2023_Sb linkage group LG12, RoL_Eaeq_v1.1, whole genome shotgun sequence genomic region:
- the fbxl14b gene encoding F-box/LRR-repeat protein 14b: METHISCLFPEILAMIFSYLDVRDKGRVAQVCLAWRDASYHKSVWRGVEAKLHLRRANPSLFPSLQARGIRRVQILSLRRSLSYVIQGMPNIESLNLSGCYNLTDNGLGHAFVQEIPSLRVLNLSLCKQITDSSLGRIAQYLKNLEVLELGGCSNITNTGLLLIAWGLHRLKSLNLRSCRHVSDVGIGHLAGMTRSAAEGCLSLEYLTLQDCQKLTDLSLKHISKGLTELRVLNLSFCGGISDAGMIHLSHMASLWSLNLRSCDNISDTGAMHLAMGTLRLSGLDVSFCDKIGDQTLAYIAQGLYRLKSLSLCSCHISDDGINRMVRQMHELRTLNIGQCVRITDKGLELIADHLTQLAGIDLYGCTKITKRGLERITQLPCLKVLNLGLWQMTDSEKVR; encoded by the coding sequence ATGGAGACGCACATTTCGTGCCTCTTCCCGGAAATTTTGGCAATGATTTTCAGCTACCTGGACGTGAGGGACAAAGGCAGGGTGGCCCAAGTGTGCCTGGCTTGGAGGGACGCGTCCTACCACAAGTCGGTGTGGAGAGGCGTGGAGGCCAAGCTGCACCTCCGCCGGGCCAATCCCTCCTTGTTCCCCAGCCTGCAGGCCAGAGGCATCCGGAGGGTCCAGATCTTGTCGCTGCGCCGCAGCCTGAGCTACGTGATCCAGGGAATGCCCAACATCGAGTCCCTCAACCTCTCGGGCTGCTACAACCTGACCGACAACGGGCTGGGCCACGCATTTGTGCAGGAGATCCCGTCCCTGAGGGTGTTGAACCTGAGCCTCTGCAAGCAGATCACCGACTCCAGCCTGGGCCGGATCGCCCAGTACCtaaagaacctggaggttctggaGCTGGGAGGCTGCAGCAACATCACCAACACGGGGCTCCTGCTCATCGCCTGGGGCCTCCACAGACTCAAGAGCCTCAACTTGAGGTCCTGCCGCCACGTCTCGGACGTGGGCATCGGACACTTGGCCGGCATGACCCGCAGCGCCGCCGAGGGCTGCCTGAGCCTGGAGTACCTGACCCTCCAGGACTGCCAGAAACTGACAGACCTGTCTCTAAAGCACATCTCCAAGGGTCTGACCGAGCTGAGGGTCCTCAACCTGAGCTTCTGCGGCGGCATCTCGGACGCCGGCATGATCCACCTCTCGCACATGGCGTCCCTGTGGAGTCTCAACCTGCGCTCCTGCGACAACATCAGCGACACGGGCGCCATGCACCTGGCCATGGGCACCCTGAGGCTCTCGGGCCTGGACGTGTCCTTCTGCGACAAGATCGGCGACCAGACGCTGGCGTACATCGCCCAGGGGCTGTACCGGCTCAAGTCGCTGTCGCTGTGTTCGTGCCACATCTCGGACGACGGCATCAACCGCATGGTGCGGCAGATGCACGAGCTGCGGACGCTCAACATCGGACAGTGCGTGCGCATCACCGACAAGGGGCTGGAGCTCATCGCCGACCACCTGACCCAGCTGGCGGGCATCGACCTGTACGGATGTACCAAGATCACCAAGAGGGGGCTGGAGAGGATCACGCAGCTGCCCTGCCTTAAAGTGCTCAACCTGGGACTCTGGCAGATGACGGACAGTGAGAAAGTCAGGTGA